The sequence below is a genomic window from Glycine max cultivar Williams 82 chromosome 20, Glycine_max_v4.0, whole genome shotgun sequence.
GGGCCAACATAAATTTAATGCCCTATCCATGTGCAGAAGGATAGGAAATTTGGAGATTCTACCTACTAGAATGACACTACAGTTAGCGGATTGCTCAATCACAAGACCATATGGAGTAGTGGAAGATGTATTGGTCAAAATGCGTCACTTCACATTCCCAGCTGATTTTGTGGTCATGGACATAGAAGAAGATGTTGAGATTCCATTGATCCTAGGCCGCCCATTCATGTTGACGGCCAAATGCATGGTTGATATGGGAAAGGGTAACCTAGAAATAAGCGTTGATGATCAAAAGGTTACCTTCAATTTATTTGATTCAGTGAAGCATCCAACTGACCACAAGGCCTATTTCAAGGTAGAGAAGGTTGAACATGAGGCAGCTATGGTGGCTAGGGCTAAGGTATCACAAGACCCTTAGAGGTATCGAACATCAAGCTagtgacattaaagaagcgcttactgggaggcaacccagctttttcttacttttcttagtcattttttatgtgtttaatgCATGTAGTTAGGTTTTGTTC
It includes:
- the LOC102667290 gene encoding uncharacterized protein, which gives rise to MELIENMAASDHAILHDRTPTPTKRSLLELSSQDALLAQNKLLAKQLESLTETLSKLPTQLRIGNLEILPTRMTLQLADCSITRPYGVVEDVLVKMRHFTFPADFVVMDIEEDVEIPLILGRPFMLTAKCMVDMGKGNLEISVDDQKVTFNLFDSVKHPTDHKAYFKVEKVEHEAAMVARAKVSQDP